In a single window of the Procambarus clarkii isolate CNS0578487 chromosome 51, FALCON_Pclarkii_2.0, whole genome shotgun sequence genome:
- the LOC123774493 gene encoding uncharacterized protein translates to MPPYLQTHSLNRLHVLVTRTPDHLIMRMLLSKVSSQSCPRSQVSPVQGLESQSCPRSQEPVLSKVSRVSPVQGLESQSCPWSREPVLSKVSRTSPVQGLESQSCPRSREPVLSKVSRASPVQGLESQSCPRFQEPVLSKVSRMFQRAVVVLLSAAASLAQIRYKDGKKTVPNHLDNRGIELRPCKKRDHRSDGVGVRASLWTPSPEPHTTVTTNDLSSYLKQCVPGDLIPGPTCNSFFKCVGSSVHATRRVKFECAAGTVFNSEMGTCVHGQVLQCSPEGPSIEHPAPARPPAPVWPPGNTWPTSSPAPPPAGSCTTYQLDPSTVYECLEPGSFQSHRDCLRFYRCIVTMGCVIKGFLYQCPAGYLFDDNTKRCQRVELLGPCDKAADAGVQIYEIQPIGQLQADSLDQFFSSETYWDFMPFLPNQTQKIVPIKPSNFSRGAGTRAGVFMSDN, encoded by the exons ATGCCTCCATACCTCCAAACTCATAGTCTTAACCGCTTACATGTTTTGGTAACGAGAACGCCTGACCACCTGATCATGCGCATGC TCCTGTCTAAGGTCTCAAGTCAGTCCTGTCCAAGGTCTCAAGTCAGTCCTGTCCAAGGTCTCGAGAGCCAGTCCTGTCCAAGGTCTCAAGAACCAGTCCTGTCCAAGGTCTCGAGAGTCAGTCCTGTCCAAGGTCTCGAGAGCCAGTCCTGTCCATGGTCTCGAGAGCCAGTCCTGTCCAAGGTTTCAAGAACCAGTCCTGTCCAAGGTCTCGAGAGTCAGTCCTGTCCAAGGTCTCGAGAGCCAGTCCTGTCCAAGGTCTCGAGAGCCAGTCCTGTCCAAGGTCTCGAGAGCCAGTCCTGTCCAAGGTTTCAAGAACCAGTCCTGTCCAAGGTCTCGAGA ATGTTCCAGAGAGCTGTAGTTGTGCTCCTGAGCGCTGCCGCTTCCCTCGCTCAGATTC GATATAAGGACGGGAAAAAaactgtgcccaaccacttggacaataGAGGGATCGAACTCCgcccctgcaagaagcgagatcaTCGCTCTG ATGGCGTGGGTGTCCGGGCCTCCCTCTGGACCCCGTCACCTGAgcctcacaccaccgtcacaaccaatGATTTATCCAGCTACCTGAAGCAGTGTGTCCCCGGGGACCTCATACCTGGCCCCACCTGCAACTCGTTTTTCAA GTGTGTTGGAAGTTCAGTGCACGCCACCAGACGCGTGAAGTTTGAGTGTGCTGCGGGCACGGTGTTCAACAGTGAAATGGGAACTTGCGTGCACGGGCAGGTGTTGCAATGTTCGCCTGAGGGACCCAGTATCGAGCACCCAGCCCCCGCCAGGCCCCCAGCACCCGTCTGGCCTCCTGGGAACACTTGGCCCACCTCCTCCCCCGCGCCTCCACCCGCCGGATCATGCACAACCTACCAG CTGGACCCCTCGACGGTGTACGAGTGTCTGGAGCCCGGGAGCTTCCAGTCTCACCGTGACTGCCTCAGGTTCTACCGGTGCATCGTGACCATGGGCTGCGTCATCAAGG GGTTCCTGTACCAGTGCCCGGCCGGGTACCTCTTCGACGACAACACCAAGCGTTGCCAGAGGGTGGAGCTCCTCGGGCCATGTGACAAGGCTGCCGACGCCGGAGTTCAGATATATGAAATCCAGCCCATCGGTCAGCTCCAGGCCGATAGCCTCGACCAGTTCTTCAGCTCCGAAACGTACTGGGACTTCATGCCCTTTTTGCCCAATCAGACGCAGAAGATCGTACCAATCAAGCCCTCAAACTTCTCTCGAGGAGCGGGGACAAGGGCCGGGGTTTTCATGTCTGACAACTAA